In the Enterococcus saigonensis genome, one interval contains:
- a CDS encoding aldo/keto reductase codes for MNIPNLVLNDGNYIPALGFGTYKIRGDYGMQQILSAIHDGYRALDTSTNYDNEGIVGEAIRRSGIPRAEFFITSKLPGKYHHYEDALLSIQESIRRMGLDYFDLFLIHWPLPKRGLYHEAWQALVTAQKMGLIRSIGVSNFEPEHLDKIIADTNVVPAVNQIEIHPYWTQERMLLENKKRGILTEAWSPLGRASASLKEPLIQDLANKYNKNAGQIILRWHYERGIIPIPKASSLIHQRLNLDIFDFALMPNEILAITALNKTDGRINNQDPNEYEEFE; via the coding sequence ATGAATATACCAAATCTTGTTTTAAACGATGGAAATTATATTCCGGCTCTTGGTTTTGGAACGTATAAAATTCGAGGGGATTATGGTATGCAACAAATTTTAAGTGCCATTCATGATGGTTATCGCGCACTTGATACTTCCACAAATTATGATAATGAAGGGATTGTTGGAGAAGCTATTCGTCGCTCAGGTATTCCACGAGCCGAATTTTTTATCACTTCAAAATTACCTGGTAAATACCATCATTATGAAGATGCTTTATTATCTATTCAAGAATCTATACGCCGGATGGGCTTGGATTACTTTGATCTTTTTCTAATTCATTGGCCTTTACCAAAACGAGGGCTTTATCATGAAGCCTGGCAAGCACTCGTTACGGCACAAAAAATGGGATTGATTCGCTCCATCGGTGTTTCAAATTTTGAACCAGAACATTTAGATAAAATTATTGCAGACACTAATGTAGTGCCCGCAGTTAATCAAATCGAGATTCACCCTTACTGGACACAAGAAAGAATGCTCCTTGAAAATAAAAAACGTGGTATTCTTACAGAAGCTTGGAGTCCATTGGGGCGGGCAAGCGCATCGTTAAAAGAACCCTTAATTCAAGATTTAGCAAATAAGTATAATAAAAATGCCGGTCAAATTATTTTACGTTGGCATTATGAACGGGGCATTATTCCTATTCCAAAAGCAAGTTCACTCATTCATCAGCGTTTAAACCTTGATATTTTTGATTTTGCATTAATGCCAAATGAAATTTTGGCAATTACAGCTTTAAATAAAACTGATGGACGAATTAACAACCAAGATCCTAACGAATACGAAGAATTTGAATAA
- a CDS encoding oxidoreductase codes for MKKIFFLMGTLLVLASSACGYFLYQNAQLYHNSLKAAEVAIAKKDYRNAAINVERALFIKKDSEDAQAYKEQLEPAMALENQETFDVDFITAQTKKILRVSKGSAELKAQAREMQANVAKLNEEKKEFQNNLTELQTALSQKDLLKAEAELTTLNKVDDQAIHLADVCQVRNTLALEFAQAVAKQQEAMQQKLQKAEKMIIIGEFLEANLIIEPLATTEMVKELANIQLQAKKLQGIIRQQGKLQEMM; via the coding sequence ATGAAAAAGATTTTTTTCTTAATGGGGACATTATTGGTATTGGCAAGTAGTGCGTGCGGATACTTTTTGTATCAGAACGCACAGCTTTATCATAATTCGCTAAAAGCAGCAGAGGTAGCTATCGCAAAAAAAGATTATCGCAATGCGGCTATTAACGTGGAACGTGCTCTCTTTATTAAAAAAGATAGTGAAGATGCGCAAGCCTACAAAGAGCAACTGGAACCGGCGATGGCGTTAGAAAATCAGGAAACATTCGATGTTGATTTCATCACAGCTCAAACTAAAAAGATTCTGCGTGTTTCTAAAGGTTCAGCAGAATTGAAGGCACAGGCGCGTGAAATGCAAGCTAATGTGGCAAAACTTAATGAAGAAAAAAAGGAATTTCAAAATAATTTGACGGAGTTGCAGACTGCATTAAGTCAAAAGGATTTACTGAAAGCAGAAGCCGAATTAACAACGTTAAATAAAGTGGACGATCAGGCAATCCACCTTGCTGATGTTTGTCAGGTGCGTAATACATTGGCTTTAGAGTTTGCGCAAGCTGTCGCTAAACAACAAGAAGCGATGCAACAAAAGCTTCAAAAGGCTGAAAAAATGATAATCATTGGTGAATTTCTTGAAGCCAATTTAATTATTGAGCCACTAGCTACCACAGAAATGGTTAAAGAATTAGCAAATATTCAATTGCAGGCAAAAAAATTACAAGGTATTATTCGGCAACAAGGAAAACTGCAAGAAATGATGTAA
- a CDS encoding DUF1858 domain-containing protein — protein MKELDLSRNLFDLVTDYPEIKTIMAEIGFAAIEKPRMLQTAGRYMTIEKGARLKKIPLSQIVAAFEAAGFTVTGGK, from the coding sequence TTGAAAGAACTTGATTTAAGTCGCAATCTTTTTGATTTGGTGACTGATTACCCTGAGATCAAGACAATTATGGCAGAGATTGGTTTTGCTGCGATTGAAAAACCTAGGATGTTACAAACTGCCGGTCGGTATATGACGATTGAAAAAGGCGCACGCCTGAAAAAAATACCATTGTCGCAAATTGTTGCTGCTTTTGAAGCAGCAGGTTTTACTGTGACGGGAGGGAAATAA
- a CDS encoding DUF438 domain-containing protein, giving the protein MERTRAQRQERIVEILTLLHEGGSFEEAKDLFNQEFNGVDVTEITAAEKALIKSGLNPAEIQRLCNIHAAVFKGSINEIHRSNLEHAQPGHPVHTLKLENQVMQSLLTDEVDDLLTKMAKGDWSKRDRLLAALVDLGQIEKHYARKETLIFSYMEKYGITAPPQVMWGVDDQVREMLKDLINYVKSEKAAFNPLSEKWQALKEEIEEMIFKEEEIMIPMTLDVFSLKDWEEIAKDSFDIGFAFIPEPLPWKPSQKALADEQEREPARQAAIMQAKETTDGIAAGLAQEAVTQEGATKHYDWEEQSSAENVVFPTGSLELEQLLAIFEVLPVDLTFVDKEDRVRFYSEGQKRVFPRTRSVIGREVVNCHPPKSMHVVEQILNDFKSGTRKNADFWIDLKERKIYIRYFALHDNKGEYMGCLEVTQDITEIQNISGQNRLLDQKQ; this is encoded by the coding sequence ATGGAACGCACACGCGCACAACGCCAAGAGCGAATTGTGGAGATTTTAACTTTGTTACATGAAGGTGGCTCCTTTGAAGAAGCCAAAGATTTATTTAATCAAGAATTTAACGGTGTCGATGTAACAGAAATTACAGCTGCTGAAAAGGCTTTGATTAAATCAGGATTAAATCCAGCAGAAATACAACGGCTATGTAATATTCATGCTGCTGTATTCAAAGGTTCAATTAATGAAATTCATCGTTCTAACTTGGAGCATGCCCAACCTGGTCATCCGGTTCATACATTGAAGTTAGAAAATCAAGTTATGCAGTCTTTGTTGACAGATGAAGTGGACGATTTACTAACAAAAATGGCAAAGGGTGATTGGTCAAAACGGGATCGCTTACTAGCAGCCTTAGTAGATTTGGGTCAGATTGAAAAACATTATGCTCGCAAAGAGACATTGATTTTTAGCTATATGGAAAAATATGGTATTACAGCACCGCCACAAGTCATGTGGGGAGTAGATGATCAAGTTCGTGAAATGTTAAAGGATTTGATTAATTATGTGAAGAGTGAAAAAGCTGCTTTTAATCCTTTATCTGAGAAATGGCAAGCTCTAAAAGAAGAAATAGAAGAGATGATTTTTAAAGAAGAAGAAATTATGATCCCTATGACATTAGACGTCTTCAGTTTAAAGGACTGGGAAGAAATTGCCAAGGATAGTTTTGACATCGGGTTTGCTTTTATACCAGAGCCATTGCCTTGGAAACCAAGTCAAAAAGCGTTAGCTGACGAACAAGAACGAGAGCCAGCCCGGCAAGCCGCAATCATGCAAGCGAAAGAAACAACTGATGGTATTGCTGCTGGATTAGCACAAGAAGCAGTGACACAAGAAGGAGCAACAAAGCATTACGATTGGGAAGAACAAAGTTCAGCTGAAAATGTGGTTTTTCCAACAGGAAGTTTAGAACTAGAACAGCTCTTAGCAATTTTTGAAGTTTTACCGGTAGATTTGACTTTTGTCGACAAAGAAGATCGCGTACGATTTTATTCGGAAGGTCAAAAACGTGTTTTTCCACGGACACGTTCAGTGATTGGTCGAGAAGTTGTTAACTGTCATCCGCCAAAAAGTATGCATGTGGTGGAACAAATTTTAAATGATTTTAAAAGTGGTACTCGCAAAAATGCCGACTTTTGGATTGATTTAAAAGAACGTAAAATCTATATTCGTTATTTTGCACTACATGACAATAAGGGTGAGTATATGGGGTGTTTAGAAGTAACGCAAGATATTACAGAAATCCAAAATATTAGTGGCCAAAATCGTTTATTGGACCAAAAACAATAA